GCTGCCTGCCATGTGCGCGTCGGAGTCGGATTCCGTCATCCCGGTCTCGTGGACCTGGGTGGCCTGGCGCATGAGGTCGTCGTACACGTCGTGATGCCACTCGGGCAGCGACTCCCGGTACTTCTCAGCAGGAACGACGACTTCGAGAGCGCCACCGTGGTGCAGCACAGCCTGTGCGAACCAGGCATCCGGCCCGTCCGCGATGCAGGAAATCCCCACGAGGCCGGCGGCGGGACAGCTGCTCACGGTCTCCCTGATTGCCCGCTTCACGCGCTCTTCGACCTCCACAGGCAAACCGCGATGCCCGGTGATTCCAACCCTCATTCCGTCCCCTCTCGCCTTCACAGGTACACGCCGTGCAACCGGTCGTCGAATGTCCGCACCACCTTGGGCGGTGTGCTGCTGGTGTACGCACGCCGGAAGACTCGGGCCCGCTCGACAACGCGCCCGGATCGGTAGCGCAGCCCGGATTCGACCGCCTGGGTCGCGAGGACATAGGCAGCCTCCAACCGTCCGGCGGCCTGGTGCCCGGCCGCAAGGTCCAGTTGCAACAGCGCGTGCTGCTTCGCGTGCGATGACGGCATCGCGGTAGCCACCTCGTCACGCTTGCCGAACACCCATATCGGCAGGCCGAGACGCGCGCCGCACGTCACCCGGCAGGCGGCAATCTTGGCTTCGTCGAAGGTGAACACCCAGGGCCACGGTGGGGGCTCCTCCGCCGTGATGAGGGCTGCTGCCGTTCTGCTGCGTACGAGGGCGTGATCCGTCGACAGCTCATCCCCCGCGGCGGCATGCGCAAGGGCTTCCACCGTGCAGAGCCATGCATCGGCGACGGCCGGAGCGTTCGTACCGAGTTGCCGTCGTGCGGAGCGCGTCAGATTCAGTCCCTGGGCAGCGTTCCCCGCGTCCGCCTCCATCTGGGCCAGGCTGCCGATCTGGTACGCGGCGAGCAGTCGATTCCCTGAGCGACGGGCGGCCTTGATTGCCGATCCGTACCAGGTGCGGGCGGAGCCGTGGTCGCCCATGTCCCAGCTCAACCACCCGGCCAGACTTGCCGCCTCACTGCCCACTGCCGCGAGCCTGACGCGCTGGTCCTCGTCCGGTGCCTCCGCTGCGACACTCTGGACCAGCCGCAGATGGGCGAAGACCACCTCGGACAGCTGCCGTGACGGGGTCGATCCGTCCATGCGCCGGAACGCTGTCGTGGCGAGTCTGAGCGTGGCGGCCTGGCCGGCCTCCTGGCGCTCGGGCATCGGAAGGGCTGCAAGGGCGGGCGTCGCTGCTGCGGCAACGGCTCCTGCCAGGAATTCGCGACGTTCCACTGGATCTCTTCCATCTGCGGCTGATACCGCCGTTCCGTCGGCGAGGCCGACGAGACGTGGGGAAAGACCCAGGTAAGCGGCGGCGCTCGCCAGAATGCTCATGTTGTATGGGCCCGCTGCCCGGCCTTCGAGCCGTGAGACCGCGGACTGAGTAAGGCCGCATGCCTCGCCCAACTGGCGCTGTGTGAGGCCCTGTTCCCTGCGGGCAAGCTGAATGACGCGTCCGTAGTCGCTCTCGCGTGACGCGTCCCGGATGGCCTGCTTGGACCAGCTCATCGACTCACCTCTCCTGACGGTAGGTCCCCGGCCGCGCCACTTGGCATCCGAATGCGCTTCGTGCATACGCGTATGCGCTGCGCGCATCAAGTGTGGCTCAGAACACAGCGATCACGCTTTGGTCTTGGCGGTACGAGGCGTGAGACCACGAGGTGGTGACCATGGCTGGGACTTGGGCGGACGGGCAGGAGAGCGGGACTCCTGCCGCGCTGGAGATCGGCACGATGGCTGTCGACACGAAGCGGAACAAGGTTGGTTGGGTGATGGGCCACGTTGGGCCGAGGGTCCAGCTGCGCCCCTTAGAAAGTGGCCGCGAGTGGGACGTAGAGCCGCAGGACATCCGCGAGGCGAGCGGAGATGAGGCGCTAAGCGCGCGGGTCGCTGAGACCAACAGGCGTAGTCAGAGCCGGGGGTTCTGATGGCTCCGCACACGATCATCACGGCCGCAGAGTGGACTTTGACTGCGGAGACGGCGGAGGGCGCACCTCAGGCGATCTTCTCGGCGGTCTGCCTCACGTGCGGCGCTGAGGCACAGCCGGTGGACGGCGAACGGTTGCCGGTGGAGGTGTGGGCCCTCAAGCACACGGGGCTGCATCCAACGCATCGTCAGTTCAAGGCGGTGACGGAGTGCTTCTGGCGGGTGGACCCGGCGCCAAGCAACCCCTACCGGGAGACAGAGAGCCGAGGTGCTCGGCCGTGAGGCAGCGATTAGCCATGGTGTTGATGGTCGTGCTTACGGTGGCGGCGGTGGTCCCACTGGCGATCTACAGCGACCCGTGCCAACTGCATCAACGTTGCCCGGATCGTGGAGACGCCAACCGTGGATGCCAAGGAGGTACGTCCGTTGGACGCGGGAGAGGCGCGGTTGCTGCTCAAGACCGCCCAGTCCCACCGTTTGCCTGCGGCGTGGGGAAGCCCTCGGGCTCACGTGGGCGGACATCGACCTCGGTCGGGGACCGTGCGCGTGCGCGTGCGGCGGAACGTGCAGCGCATCCGGCGGGAACTCATCTTCGGCACGCCCAAGACAACGCGTTCGATCCGGACGATCTCCCTGCCGCAGCGATGTGCGCGGGCACTCGGCGAGCACCACGCACAGCAGGAGCAGGAGCGGAAGGTCGCGGGCGGGAAGTGGCAGCCGGGGCCCGGACAGCCGGCCGGGCTGGTCTTCACCACCACACATGCTCGGGTCACAGACCCGCGCAGTCTGAATCGGATGCTGACCATCCTGTGCCGGGATGCCAAGGTGTGACGAGTGAGAGTGCACGATCCTTCGGCACACGTGCGCATCGCTGCTGCTCGCCCAAGGCGTCGACGCTCGCACGATCATGGAGACGCTCGAGCATGGCACCATCACCATGACCCTCGACACCTACGCCCACGTGATGCAGTCGACGCTCCGCGCGGGCTGCTGACCGGATGGACGACGCATTGGGAGTGGACGACGCGGAAGGGCTCGACACGGACCCTGCACGCTGAAGCCTTAGAGCCACAGATCAGAACATGTCGAACCCTCGGACCGCCGCGAGGGCAAGGACCGCGACGCCCACTGCACCTGCAATCACCCTCAGCACGTCGGGCGAGAAACGCGGGTCAACCCCGCCGCCGGGTGTCCACCGGTCTATCAGGTCATAAAACCGTAGTCCGAGATTGCGGTAGTCGAACGCGATGACCATCGCGCCCAGGCCCACTACGAGGTCATAGACCAACGACGACCAGCCGCCCATGGCGTCCTCCACCCCTCAGGTGCGGTCGTCGGTTCTGAAGATCTCAGAGCGCCTGGCACGTTGATGTCACCCGCTGATGTCAGAAGCCCCCCGAGATGATCTCGGGGGGCTTCTGAGCTGTGTGCACTCGGCAGGATTCGAACCTGCAACCTTCTGATCCGTAGCTCTAGCCGGATCGGTCAGCGACGGTCATACCGGCCGCTTCAAGGCCCCGGAGGGACGGTATCGGAGGGAGGCGGTTGCTGAGGTTGCGTACTGGACTGCTGTACTGCGGCCGGGTCAGGCCCCGATGCAATCGATAGGTGGCTGGACTCCGCGGACGCAGAACCTCTTGACGAGAAGCACAACGCCCCCCAAGTCGGCGGCTCCCGTGCTGATGGCGCGGCCAAACCGGGAATGAGCCATGACAGCGAAGGTCGTGTCATATAGTGTCCTCGGAGTCGGCATGTTCATGCCGAATCCGAGGACGCGTTGTTTCGACGCGAAAAAGGGGGGTCCACTATGCGCAAGATGGTACGCGGTATAGCAATGGCTGCAGCAGTCAGCGCTAGCCTTCTGTTCAGCAGCACACCCGCATCCGCCAGCCCTACCATGAACTGGAAGGTAGTGAGCACGGACTCGAACTGGCATTGTTCTGGCTGGGCGCCCGCTCAAGCTGGCCTCAATATGAAGACATGTATTGTGGTCAATTCGAGCCATTGGGCTCAGGCCGTTCTGGTTTTCCAGAATGCATCAACGCTACCCAAGGCGGTCAACGGCCGCATTGTATTCGAGTCCACTAATGGTGGCGGCGAGTATGGCGGCGGGGACGCCTGGTGTGCCGCCTCCACGTTGCAGCCCGGACTTACACGAGGTTGTTTTGCCCCGAGTGTTCCGATCGGCTGCCGATACACCGACAAGGCTGAGTCCACCTACACAAAGCCGGCGGACGCAGGATGGATTCTGGTCCCGAAGGACCCCGAATACGCCTGCTGATTAGCCTCGATCCTTCGTGACGGCCTGCCGGTCCATCTGGTGGGCCGTTTCGGCTTGTTGGGCGGGGTGTGGGCAGGCAGGAGGTCCGGCTGTAGGTTCGGCTGGGGCGCAGGCTCTACAACGTCGAGCCTGTGCGGGGACTCCGCAGGTGATCAATGAGTGCGCGGGGACTCGCGACGTGAGGTCGGCTGTGCGGGTTTGGCCGGTGTCCTGCCCGGTTTGGGGTCGAGCATGATCAGGGGGCCGTACGCTTGCCAGCTACTCGGGCAGGCTTCACCCCTGCCCGCAATGTGTCCGAGTGGCCCCCTGGTCTTGCTCGACACGGGACCCGAATCGGAGAGGTGGGTAAAGCCGTGGAGCCGACCGACCCCACCCCCGGCCTGGTTCTTTCGCCCCCTTGTGGGCGCGGGCGGGCGACGACGTGCGGCCCCGGTGGCGTAGACATTGAGGGGCAAGCGCGGCGGCGTCCGGCCGGCGCCGCCGCGCTGTGCGCGGCACTCTCTGATCTCTGATCAGACTGCTACCGCAGTTCAGGAGGCCGGGAAAGCAGACGCTCGATGCGTCAAATGTGGTGTTCTCCCGAGCATCCGCCTCATCCCCCGGGCCTGGTGCGCTTGTGTCTCTGAAGCCTTCTGGGGACCACTCGGGCGCATGGCAGGCAAGGGACAGGGCCGGTCCCGTGTGGCTGGCTGCGTGTGGCGGCTGAGCTGCCAATGATCCTCGCTCGCTCACCGAACCCTGGGTCGGGCAGCGAGCGAAGCGAGCACTTGATTGAGTAGGGAAACTTCTACCGCACGGGCGCTCTTGTAGCTTGTCCGGTCTCGCTGCCGCGCTCGCCCCAACGGGCTTACGAGTGCTGGGGGTTCAACGGCAGAGCTACGCGTGAGGGAGCTTTGAGAACCGCGCCGCGAGCCCTGCTGCGGGGAGGTAGCGTCACAGTCCGCACGCGAGTGAGGCTCCGCTGCCGCGATGGAGGATGCATGGCTGGCCTGATCATTCTCATTCTCATTGGCCTGGCAGTCGCGCTCTGGGTTCGTGAGGGCCGCAAGGGCCCCATTGCCTCCTACACGGGTAGCGGCTGTGGGTGTTTCCTGGCAGTTGGCCTGCTACTTCTCGCCGTACTCGTGTACTTCGGTGGCCAGGCGGAGAGTCGCTTCTACGGCGAGTAAGAGCTCAGCTCACGACGCGGACTGCCAACTGCGTGGCGACGGCGTTCAACTCCGTGACGCCGACGACGCGACCGCCAAGCCCGGCTTGACACCTGACCTGGCGCCGTCAGCCGACCTTGACGAGCCGCTTGCCATCGTGACTGCGAACATGCGGCCCGTTGCCGTCCAGGGCATCGAGCAGGCGGATCGCGTAGACCTCGGACATCCGCTCGGCGATTTCCTCGGGCGTGAGCCAGGCGACTGCTGTCGACTCGTCGGAGGTGCGCTCGATGCCGCCGGACGGCTTGCAGCGGAAGACCAGGGCGACGATGCCTCGCGTCGTGTTCTTGTAGACGCCCGAGAGTTCGTCCACCTCAACGTGGATGCCCGTCTCCTCCAGGACCTCACGGGTGACGCCTGCTTCGGGTGACTCGGTGAGTTCGAGAATTCCGCCCGGCAGTTCCCAAGTCCCGTTGTCCGCTCAGCGGATCGCCAGGAGTCGGCCGTCCTCGCGCACGACGGCCCCGGCCGCAGACACGGAGTGCAGTGGCGTTGACTGGCCTGCGCTGGCGCTTGCCGCCGCCCGTGATGACCACCTCTTCGCGGCCTGGGTCCTGTGCCTGGGGCTGCGCCGGGGTGAGGTCCTGGGCCCGACGTGGAAGTCCGTCGACTTCGAGACCAGTGAGTTGTACGTGGATCACCAGATCCAGCGGGCCGGGCGTCAGATCCTCTACCGCGAGACCAAGACAGAGGACTCGGACGACTTCCTGCCTCTGCCGGCGCTGCCTCAAGGCTCTGCGAATGCGTCGCGCGCAGCAGCTCGGCGACCGGAAAGCCGTCGGGGAGCTCTGGCAAGGCAGCCATGACCTGATCTTCACCACGAAGCACGGCACCCCGATCGAGCCTGGCAACCTCACCCGCATGTTCGCCCTGCGGGCTCGCCGTGCCGGGCTCCGGGTCATCCCGCTCCGGAACACCCGGCACACGTGCAGCTCACTCCTGGTGGCCCTCAAGGTCCACCCGAAGGTGGCCCAGCGCATCCTCAGGCACTCACAGATCGCCATGACGATGGAGGTCTACGCCGAAGCGAGCGAGGAAGCTGTACGCGACGCGATCGGCAAGCTGTCCGACGCAATGGGCCGCACCGGCTGAGCGGTGCGCATCGAAGAACTGAAAGGCCAGGCGACCCGCTCGGGATCTCCTGGCCGTTGGGGGCTACTCCGAAGCGGCCTCGACGTTAAGCGAATAGTCCACCCCGACCGAGAAATCGTCAGACTCACCGCGAATCGTCAACGCGTGCTGCCCAGGTTCCAGTGGCGGCAGCTGCACCCATACGCCACATCCAGTAGCCGTGAAGCGTCCGTCTGTCCCGGTGACAGGGTTGTTGGCGACCCCCAGCACGGAGATCGCCTCCCCTCGGAGTGCCTCCGAGGCGACCTTCTTGCCATCCAGCACCGCGGACCCCTTGGCGGCACTCATGAAGCCTGCGCAGGCCGACGGATTTCCTATGAGGTTCACAAGGGGGAAAGCGAGAGGCACTCCGTTAGGGACGCTGCACGTTCGCTTGACCTGACCGCCGAAAGAGCCCGCCAGAAACCATACGTCTCGTGACTGGTTGCGCCCGCATGAGCTTCCGTCCTGGTCAGCAACGGGGTTCGTCTGCTCAGGTTCCGACGCCGCCCACGTCCACCACCGGCTTTGCAGATCCCCAGAGGAGAGACGGCCCTCTGTCGAGGGCGGTACTGGGGGAGAGGGGACAACCGTTGCACGCACCCCTGTCTCTGAACCTGCGGTCTGAGCCCCACATCCCACCAATGCGGATAGCACCGCCGCAGCAAGTCCTGCTCTTCGAGCCTTGACCCTCATGAACGCCCCTCCCGGTGTCGCACTGATCTCTCGACTCCCTGGTCGACGTGCGACATGCGCGACACCCTAGCCGCGAGCTGGGTCGGCACTCGGACCTCAGTCCGTTTGCTGTACACCCAACGCCAGAGGCCCCCGGATTATCTCCGGGGGCCTCTGGTCTGCTGTGCACTCGGCAGGATTCGAACCTGCAACCTTCTGATCCGTAGTCAGATGCTCTATCCGTTAAGCTACGAGTGCCTGGCGTTCCGGGCTTTTCTGCCTGGTCGGCGTTGCGGGAACAACATTACATGACCCGCGCCGTCAGGTGAAATCCGTTAAGCACACCCCGCCTGACCTGCAAAAACACTGCAGAAACGGTGCCTGGACGCGACGCTGAAACGACCGAAGCCCCGGCCATCAGGACGGGGCTTCAGTGATCAACTGGCGGAGGCGGAGGGATTTGAACCCTCGATGGGCTTTAAGACCCAAACCGCATTAGCAGTGCGGCGCCATAGACCGGACTAGGCGACGCCTCCAGCACACCCGCGTGGGCGCGAGTGGTGCGTGCAGATGATGACACAGCCCAGCGGGGTGTCACCAATCGCTGCCCACGGTACTAGGCACGTGGGCCGCAGAGCAAAGTCCGGCCGCTGAGCAAACTCCGGGAGGCCGGGGCCTGTCCCCCACAGGGCGTCCGTCCGGTTGCGCAACGCCGGGGCGCAAGGAGCGTTAGAGAGGGCGGGGCATCGCGCCCCGGCCGGACCCGTGACTCTCCAGCTCCAGGAGCTCCCATGCTGCGCCGCCTCGTTCTCACCGCTCTCACCGCCACCGCGTCCGTCGCCGCGCTCGCCGCCGCCGGGCCGGCGGCCGGGGCGTCGCCCCTGCCCTTTCCGCTGCCGCTGCTCTCGTCACCCGATGAGCTGACCGTGACCGTCTCCGAGTCCGGGAGCACGCGGACCGACGGGCGGTACGAGCTCGAGTGCGGGCCCACCGGCGGGACGCACCCGTCGGCGCAGTCCGCCTGCGACCGGCTGGACCAGTTGGCGCAGCAGGGGAAGGACCCCTTCGCGCCGGTGCCCCAGGACCAGATGTGCACGCAGCAGATGGGCGGTCCCGCCGGCGCGCACGTCACCGGAACATGGCAGGGGCGGAGCATCGACGCCACCTTCAGCCGGGCCAACGGCTGTGAAATCTCGCGCTGGCAGATGATGGAGCCGGTACTGCCCAACACCAGGTCATAGGCCCAAGGCGTACGTCATGTGCACACAACCTTGGTGAGAGCTCCCCCTCATCCGCCGTCACGCCCGCATCCGCTGCCTTTAGACTCCCTCCAGTGACAGGCTGAGGCCCGAGGGGCAAGATGGGACCGGCCGTCCGCAATATGCAGTAGGTCAGGGAGGAAGCGTCGTCGTGAGCAGCAGGCCATCCCGAGGCGCTGCTCGCCTCGCAGCCATACTCGACGCCCTCCCCGACGGGCTGGTGCTCGTCAATGCCAACGGCACGGTCGTCAACGCCAACACCATCGCCCTCGAACTCTTCGAGTCTCCCGGCACCGCACTCGTCGGGCGCGGGCTGCTCGATCTGCTGCCGTCCTTCGACTCGCGGCTGATCCCCGGCTCCATGCGACGGCCCGAGGCCGCGGACGAGCGGGGCCGCACCAAGCCTGCTCGGATGGTCGCCCGGCGCACGGACGGCAGCGAGTTCCCGGTCGAGGTGACCAGCGCGAGTCTGGAGGACGGGCGCGAGGCCTATGCCTCGTCCAGCGGCTACACCGGCGACGAGCTGCTGATGCTCGTCGTACGTGATCTGTCGGGCACTGTGGACACCGAAGCGGAGCTTGCCCGTTCGCAGCGGCAGACCGAGATGATCCTGCGGGCCGCTTCCGAGGGTGTCGTCGGGACGGACACCGACGGGCGGGTCGTGCTGGTCAATCCGGCCGCCGCGCAGATCCTCGGATTCCGGGCGAGCGACCTCGGCGGCCAGGAGCTGCACCCCCTGATCCTGCACTCGCGGGGGGACGGCGAGCCCTTCCCGTACGAGGAATCGCCGCTCGCGGACACCCTCAAGTCCGGCCGCAAGCACCGGGTGCGCGGGCAGGTGCTGTGGGCGAAGAACGGCTCGAAGGTGGCCGTCGACCTGACGACCGCGCCGGTGCGGGACGGGGATCAGCTCGTCGGCGCGGTGATGACCTTCACCGACCGGCGTCCGTACGAGGAGCTGGCGGAGCAGCACGCGGCGGAGCTGGCGGAGGCGACGGAGCGGCTGACGGGCGAGCTCACGGAGACGACCGAGCGGCTCACGGCGGACATCGCGGACAAGTCGGAGCGTTACGCGGCCGAGATCGAGGTGCGCGACGACCGGTACGAGGAGCTGGCCGCCCGGCATGCCCAGTTGACCGCCGTACTCGGCGAGTCGCTGCGCGGGCCGCTGGAGGAGCTGCGCGCCGAACTGGGCACGCTCGCCGCCGACCCGGCCGGGCAGCTGTGGCCCGAGGCCAACCAGATCCTGCACCATCTGACCGCCGGATACGCCCGGATGACGACACTTGTCGACAATGTGCTGGGCTACCAGCGGCTCGACACCGGGGCGGAACAGCTTCGTAAGGCCAAGGTGCTGCTCGACGGGGTCGTGGCGGCCGGGGTCGAGGGCGCGATCGAGCTGATCGGCCCGGGGCGGGCGCAGTTCGCGGTGCACGCGCCGCCCATAGAGGCCGAGGTGGACGGGGTGCGGCTGGCGACGGCGCTGGCGCATCTGGTCGCGGACGTGGCCGGGGTCGACTCGACCGGCAAGGCCCGGGTGGTTCCGGGCGGCGGCTACGTGGACTCGACGATCGTGGTGGCGGCGGCCCAGCGCGGTGACGTCGTACGGATCGAGGTGCGGGGGCCGTTCGCCGGGGGAGACCCGGTGCACGAGCCGATCGTGCGCGGGATCGTACGGGCGCACGGCGGTGTGCTGCAGACGCATGAGGTGCCGGGGATGAGCGGCAGCGCGTACGTCCTGGAGGTGCCGCTCGGCGAGGGCTCAGGGACGGTGACGGCTCCACCCGCGGCCGGTCCGGAGGGCGGCGCGCTCGCGCTGCCCGAACAGCAGACGAGTGGATCACCGGGTACGTCCGGCGGGGGCGGGCGGCGGCGCGCGCGGCGGGCCACCACGGATGCCTTCCTGGACAGCCCGGTGGCCATCGAGGACCCGGTGACGGCCGCGCAGCCGACCGGGCGGCGCCGGGCCCATGGAGCCCACGGTGCTCCCGGGTCTCCCGGGTCTCCCGCGGACGAGCCGCAGCAGGAACGGATTCCGGCCCAGGACTCGGGCGAGGGGAGAGGTTCCGGGAGCGACGGCAGTGGCGGCACCGGACGGCGGCGCGGGCGGCCGAGCCCCGCCGAGCAGTCCGCCGCGACGGTCGGAGCTGCGGGCGCCGCGGGAGCCGCTGGTGCTGTCGGAGCTCTCGGAGCTCTCGGAGCTCTCGGAGCTGTCGCGGGAACCCTTGAGCCCACCGGGGGTTCGGTGGTGACGGCCGCGGAGGGCGCTGCCTCGACCGGACGGGCTGCGCTCGGCCAGGCGGTGCCGCCGCAGGGCGTCCCCGTCCAACCGGAAGGAACGGGTCCGTCGGGCCGGCGCGCACGGCGTGGCGGGGAGGGCGGCGGCATGCCCGAACTGTCCGCCGCTCCGGCTGCCGTACCTGCCGCTCCGGTCACCGTACCTTCGGCGACCTCCGCCGCTGCGGCTTCGGACGGATCACAGCCGGCCGGGCGGCGGGCCAGGCGGGCGCTGGCGGCCGCACCGGCCGCCGTGGAGAGCGGGCGCTCGGCGTTCGCGCTCCCGCCGGCCGAGGCCGACCGGATCGCGCCGGTCGCGCCCCTCCCCCCGACGGCCGGTGCGGCGGACGCCTCGCCGGCGGCCCGGCACGACGCCGTACGCACCGAGCCGGGCACGGATCACCACACGCCGTCGCAGCAGCATCCCGTACCGACGGGCCGCCGCCGCGCCCGCAAGGACGCCCAGCCCCAGCCCCAGCCCGTGCAGGCGCTGGAGGCCCACGCCCTGGAGGCCCCGCAGACACCGGAAGGCGCCGCGCAGGCATCCGGACAGCCGGGATGGGGAGGGAACGGCACCTCGGGCACCGGCCTCGCCGCTCTCGCCGCGACCGGTCACCGCCTGGCCACCGACGACTCGACCGGTCACCACATGGCCACGGACGACGAGGGCGCGCGCGGGGAGACGGTCCAGGACACCGGTTCCGTATCGCTGCCGCTGCCGCTGCCCCTGCCCGCCGAGACACCCGCCCGGCCGGCCCCCGCGCGCGCAGCACAGCCGCTGCCCCCCGCACAACCGCTGCCCGCCGAGGCGCCGGTCTCCGCGGACGCCTCGCAGGGGCGGGCCTTCAGCGTGCGCACGCTCGGTCAGGGCGTGCCGTTCTCGCAGCAGATCGCCCAGCAGCAGAACCAGACGCTCGGCGCCGGCCGCCGCCGCAAGCTGGCCACGCCTCCGGAGGGCGAGCGGCCCGAACCCGCCGCCCGTCCGCACCCGCAGGCCGCCACGCAGATCGGGCCGCGGCTGTCCGCGGCGCAGTCCGAGGGCCGGTCGTACGCCATAGGCGCACCCGACGAGGGTGCGGAGGGACCCGAGCCGCTGGACGGGCCGGGGGGTGCGGTCGAGGTGGCCAACCAGCCGCAGCCGCGTCCCGTCGACGACGAACTGCCCCCGGAGCCGCTGGACAACCCGCGCCGGCTCCTTGTCTGGCCCGCGCCCGATGTCTCCACGCAGCAGGCGCTGAGCGACCGCGGCTACCGCCCGGTCGTCGTGCACTCGCGCGAAGAGGTCGACGCGCAGATCGCGGCCTTCCCGGCGGCGCTCTTCGTCGACCCGCTGACCGGCCCGATCACCCGGACCGCGCTCCAGTCGCTGCGCCAGGCCGCCGTCGCCGCGGAGGTCCCGGTGCTGGTGACGGCGGGCCTGGGGCAGGCGACGCGGGAGGCCGCGTACGGCGCCGACCCTGCCGTACTGCTCAAGGCGCTGGCCCCGCGCGACAGCGAACAGCATCCGCCGCGGGTCCTGTTGATCGAGGAGCACGAGGAGATCGCGCTCGCGCTGACGGCGACGCTGGAGCGGCGCGGCATGCAGGTCGCGCGCGCCGGCGCGGATACGGACGCGGTCACGCTCGCCACCCAGATGCGGCCGAACCTGGTGGTCATGGACCTGATGCAGGTACGCCGCCGACGCGCGGGGATCATCGACTGGCTGCGCGCGAACGGCCAGTTGAACCGCACGCCCCTGGTCGTCTACACCTCGGCGGGCCTCGACCGGGCGGAGCTGCCGCGGCTCTCGTCGGGCGAGACGGTGCTCTTCCTCGCGGAGCGCTCCACCAGCAGCGACGTCCAGGCCCGTATCGTCGATCTGCTGGCGAAGATCGGTACGAACTGACGTGAAAGGGGCGGCGGTTGTGACCGCCGCCCCCTTCCGTACCCGTGCTACAGCTCGGTGACGTCCAGCTCGCCGTCCGCGTACTGCCTGCGGATCACCTTTTTGTCGAACTTGCCCACGCTCGTCTTCGGCACCGCCGGGATCACCGCCCACCGCTCCGGCACCTGCCACTTGGCGATCGTCTCGGCGAGGAAGGCCTTGAGCGTCTGGTAGTCCGCGGTCGAGCCCTCCTTCAGCACCACCGTCGCCAGCGGCCGCTCACCCCACTTTTCGTCCGGGACCGCGACGACCGCGGCCTCGGCGACCTCCGGGTGTGCCATCAGCGCGTTCTCCAGATCCACGCTCGAGATCCACTCGCCGCCGGACTTGATGACGTCCTTCGCGCGGTCGGTCAGTGTCAGATAGCCGTCGTGGCTGATGACGCCGACATCGCCCGTTTTCAGCCAGCCGTCCTCGCTGAACTTGTCCTCGGGCCTGAAGTCGTCGCCGCCCGCGCCGCCGTAGTACGCGCCCGCGATCCACGTGCCGCGCACTTCCAGCTCACCGGCCGACTCGCCGTCCCAGGGCAGCACCTCGCCGCCGGGGCCGACCAGCCGGGGCTCGACGCCTGCCGGGAAGCGGCCCTGGGTGACGCGGTACGGCCACTCCTCCTCCGCGCTCAGTCCGGCCGGCGGGTGCGCCATCGTGCCGAGCGGAGAGGTCTCGGTCATGCCCCAGGCGTGACAGACCCGCACGCCGAGCTTGTCGTACGCCTCCATCAGCGCCGGCGGGCAGGCCGAGCCGCCGATGGTGACGGTCTTCATGGAGCTCAGGTCCCGGGGGTTCGCGGTGACTTCGGCCAGCAGCCCCTGCCAGATGGTGGGGACGGCCGCGGCGTGCGAGGGCTTCTCGCGCTCGATCATGTCGGCGAGCGGCGCGGGCTGCAGAAAGCGGTCGGGC
The Streptomyces lunaelactis genome window above contains:
- a CDS encoding long-chain fatty acid--CoA ligase, with translation MLSTMQDVPLTVTRILHHGMTIHGKSLVTTWTGEAEPQRRTFAEVGERATRLANALRDELGVVGDQRVATLMWNNAEHVEAYFAIPSMGAVLHTLNLRLPPEQLVWIVNHAADRVVIVNGSLLPLLAPLLPHLPTIEHIVVSGPGDRALLADAQAQVYEYEELIAGRPSTYDWPELDERTGAAMCYTSGTTGDPKGVVFSHRSVYLHSMQVNMTESMGLTDRDTTLVVVPQFHVNAWGLPHATFMTGINMLMPDRFLQPAPLADMIEREKPSHAAAVPTIWQGLLAEVTANPRDLSSMKTVTIGGSACPPALMEAYDKLGVRVCHAWGMTETSPLGTMAHPPAGLSAEEEWPYRVTQGRFPAGVEPRLVGPGGEVLPWDGESAGELEVRGTWIAGAYYGGAGGDDFRPEDKFSEDGWLKTGDVGVISHDGYLTLTDRAKDVIKSGGEWISSVDLENALMAHPEVAEAAVVAVPDEKWGERPLATVVLKEGSTADYQTLKAFLAETIAKWQVPERWAVIPAVPKTSVGKFDKKVIRRQYADGELDVTEL